Genomic segment of Deltaproteobacteria bacterium:
AAAGGCTACCACAACGTCTCCATGCAGGAGATCGCCGAACGAACCGAGTTCGCCACCGGCACTCTGTACAAGTTTTTTCCGAGCAAGGAGGACCTGTACCGGAGTCTGGTTCTGGAAAAGTGCGAGAGCTTCGAGTTGGCCATTCAAAACGTCTTGGAAGCCGAGGCCGACGAGGCGGAAAAGCTTCGGGCCTATGTGGAGACCAAGGCCCGGCGACTCGTGGAGAATCTCGCCTTTGTCCGGCTCTTCCTGGCCGAAAGCAAGGGGGTGGGCTTCAACCTGAGGTCCGGCCTGGACGAGGAGTTACGCCAGAGATACTACGCCCATCTGGAACGCCTGGCGGCCGTCTTCGAGTCGGGCATGAAGCGTGGGCGGTTCAATCCCGTCGCCGAGCCCTATGCCTTGGCCGTGGCCCTGGACAATGTCATGGATTCCTTTTTCCTTCTCTGGTTGCACGATCCGGAAAAACTCACGTACCCCCAGAGCCCGGACCTGGTTCTGGACATCTTCTTCAAGCCTCTGCTCGCCGAACAGCAGTCTTTGTAACCAAAACATTCCATCAGCTTGCGGAGTACCGCCATGAAAACTGGGCCCGTTCGCCACGCACGAAAGAAGTTTTCGATTCTGACGATTCTTGCCGTCTGGCTTGCCCTGAATCCGACCGGGTCCGCTGGGGCCCAGCAGGCGTCGCCGCCGCCCCCGGAGGTGGCCGTGGTGACCATGACTCCGCGACCCGTGGTTCTAACCGTCGAACTTCCCGGCCGTACGGCATCCCGGGGGGTGGCCGAAATCAGACCCCAGGTCAGCGGCATCCTGCAGAAGCGGCTCTTCGAGGAAGGGGCCGACGTCAAGGCCGGGGACCTGCTCTATCAAATTGATCCCACCCCGTTCCGGGTGGCCCTGGATTCGGCCAAGGCCTCCCTGGCCAAGGCCAAGGCCCATCTGCCGGCCATCCGGTCCCGGGCCGAACGCTACAAGAGCCTTCTGGAAGGAGACGTCCTTGGTCGGCAGGACTACGACGACGCCTCGGCCGCCCTGGAACAGGTCCTGGCCGACATCATGTATTGGGAAACTCAGGTCGAGTCGGCCCGGATCAATGTCGAGTACACCCGAATCACGGCCCCCATTTCCGGACGCATCGGCCGTTCCAACGTCACCGTGGGCGCCCTGGTCACGGCCTACCAGGCCGTGCCTCTGTCCACCATCCAGCAACTCGACCCCATCCACGTGGACGTGGCCCAGTCATCCGTGGACTTTCTTCGCCTGCGTCGGAATCTTGAAACCGGTCTGATCAACACCGACGGCAAAAACGGTCGCAAGGTCCGCCTGCTTCTGGAGGACGGGAGTGCCTATCCCCAGGAGGGCACGCTCCAGTTCCGGGACGTCACCGTGGATCCGACCACCGGCTCCTACATTCTTCGCATCCTGGTCCCCAATCCGGACACGCTCCTCCTGCCGGGGATGTACGTCCGGGCCGAGATCCAGGAAGGGGTGGTCGACGAGGCCATTCTCGTTCCCCAGCAGGGCGTGACCCGGAATCACAAGGGCGAGCCCATGGTCCTGGTGGTGGACGAGAGCGACACGGTCCGGCAGCGAAAATTGATCCTGGACCGGGCCCTGGGCGACCAATGGCTGGTCAAGAGCGGCCTGGCCCCCGGGGACCGGGTGGTGGTCGAGGGGGCCATCAATGCCCGGCCGGGTACGGTGGTAAAACCCGTGCCCTTCGCGAAACCCGCTGGCCCAGACGCGGCCGTCGCCAACTGAGCGGGGGCGTCCATGTTGTCCAAATTCTTCCTCGATCGTCCGGTCTTCGCCTGGGTCATCGCCATCATCATCATGCTGGCCGGGGGTCTGGCCATCCACAACCTGCCAATTTCCCAGTACCCGCCCATCGCTCCGCCTTCCATCGCCATCGACGCCTTCTACCCCGGGGCCTCGGCCGAGACCGTGGAGAACAGCGTCGTCCAGATCATCGAACAGAAGATGACCGGGTTCGACAAGCTCCTGTACATGACGGCGGTCAGCGATTCCTCGGGCAGCGGACGCCTCGAGCTGACGTTCGCCCCGGGAACGGACCCGGACCTGGCCTGGTCCCAGGTCCAGAACAAGCTTCAACTGGCCATGGCCAGCCTGCCCGACGTGGTCCAGCGCCAGGGAGTCAAGGTCAGCAAGTCCACCCGGAACTATCTCATGATCGTCGGCCTGGTCTCCGAGGACGGGAGCATG
This window contains:
- a CDS encoding efflux RND transporter periplasmic adaptor subunit, producing MKTGPVRHARKKFSILTILAVWLALNPTGSAGAQQASPPPPEVAVVTMTPRPVVLTVELPGRTASRGVAEIRPQVSGILQKRLFEEGADVKAGDLLYQIDPTPFRVALDSAKASLAKAKAHLPAIRSRAERYKSLLEGDVLGRQDYDDASAALEQVLADIMYWETQVESARINVEYTRITAPISGRIGRSNVTVGALVTAYQAVPLSTIQQLDPIHVDVAQSSVDFLRLRRNLETGLINTDGKNGRKVRLLLEDGSAYPQEGTLQFRDVTVDPTTGSYILRILVPNPDTLLLPGMYVRAEIQEGVVDEAILVPQQGVTRNHKGEPMVLVVDESDTVRQRKLILDRALGDQWLVKSGLAPGDRVVVEGAINARPGTVVKPVPFAKPAGPDAAVAN
- a CDS encoding TetR/AcrR family transcriptional regulator → KGYHNVSMQEIAERTEFATGTLYKFFPSKEDLYRSLVLEKCESFELAIQNVLEAEADEAEKLRAYVETKARRLVENLAFVRLFLAESKGVGFNLRSGLDEELRQRYYAHLERLAAVFESGMKRGRFNPVAEPYALAVALDNVMDSFFLLWLHDPEKLTYPQSPDLVLDIFFKPLLAEQQSL